Below is a window of Edaphobacter bradus DNA.
GTACCTCGGCTGACGAATCAGCCAGTCACGAGCCGCCGGCTAGGCTGGGGCATGTTCTGGCTATGGAATCTCGTTACCGTGCTGCCGGGATGGATCCTGGTTTGCGCGGGGTTTAGCCAGCCGCTTGAGTGGGCTGAGTTCCCGCTTATTGTGGACGTGTTCGTCGTCCTTGCCTTTGTACTGATTCTTGTGCAGTTCGTGAAGCCATTTTTGAGTGGGCCGGCAGGCGACCTCTACGTTTCGGGTTGGTATATCGTCGGCGGTCTCGTGTTCACGACCCTTGCCTATCCAATCGGCAATCTTGTGCCGGAGCTTGTGGCGGGAGCGAAGGGCGCTGCCTTCAGCGGATTGTGGATTCACGATGCGGTCGGGCTATTTGTTACACCGTTGGCTCTTTCGATGGCGTATTGCGTGATCCCCGCGGTGACGCGAAGGCCAATCTTCAGTCACTTCGTCTCGATGATGGGATTTTGGCTGCTCTTCTTCATCTATCCGCTGAACGGGACGCATCACTATGTCTACTCGGCAATTCCGATGAGCGCGCAGAGAGGCGCAATCATTGCTTCCGTTTACCTTGGACTTAGCGTGATTCTGGTTGTCACCAATCTGCTGCTGTCACTGCGTGGCTCCAGCGGCAAGGTGGGAGCCGACGTTCCGTTACGCTTCATCTGGTTCGGCGTTGTGGCGTACTTGATCGTGAGTCTGCAGGGATCGATGCAGGCCCTTATGCCGGTCAATCGCTTTATTCATTTCTCCGACTGGGTAATTGGCCACTCGCATTTGGCGATGATCGGCTTTGCGAGCTTCTGCGTTGCCGGCGCTCTGTCGCATATCTGGAGCAAACTGCCTGGAGTCCGGTACAACGCGCGAACGATGGGATGGGCCTATTGGCTCCTCGCCTTCGGTCTGGCACTGATGGTGTTCGATCTGACCGCAGCCGGACTGGTTGAAGGCCAAATGTGGGTCAGCCGCGCTCCCTGGATAGACTCGGTCCGGGCAATGTATCCATTCTGGCTTACTCGCGCCTTGTCAGGACTTCCGATCATCTCAGCCTTTGTGCTCTTCTGGATCAGTCTTTTAACCGGGCCGCGGAATGCATCAGCGCCCACCTCCATCGCGGGTAGCCTGCCCCCCGCTGCCCTTCATAGTGCCCCCTCCATCCTCGGGTATGCGTTTGTTATTGCATTTGTGGCGGGCGTTGGCTTCTTCGTTTTTTCGTTTGTTGTTCTCGGCATCATTCCCGCACAACAGCTTCAGGCGGATATCAATCGGACCGCTCCACATTCTATGCAACGGTTGACGGCTGCCGAAGAGCATGGCCGCCAGATCTACGGCCGCGAAGGATGTGCCTACTGTCATACCGAACAAGTGCGCGCGATCGCCGCCGATGTCCGTCGCTTCGGCGCTCCCACCGCGGCCTGGGAGACGCAGTACGACTATCCGCATCTCTGGGGAACACGGCGTATCGGACCGGATCTTTCTCGCGAACATGGACTTCGCACAGATGACTGGCATTATGTTCACCTTTTCAATCCTCGGGCAACTGTCCCTGACTCGATTATGCCTGGATACCCGTGGATGTTCAGCGGCTCTGCTGCGAAGCCGAACAAGGATGCTCTAGACCTGGTCTCCTATTTGCGATCGCTGGGGCGGGAGCGTGAGCTGGCCGGAGACAAAGGCGGTGCGCAGGTCGATCAGGGGATGGCGATGGAAATGAGCTCCAGCTACTCCGCACCAGGCATTCCCGATACGAGACCGCAGATCACCGTCGGCGGCATCGATACGGATGCTCCCATTTTCGCAATGGGTTCAATGCCCGATGCGACAAAGTACAAGCATGGAAGGGATGTCTTCCCGCACCATCGGCGTTCACTCCATGGCAGCCAGAGCAGTTGTGCAGGTCTACTGCCGCATCCGATCGATTTGCACGCAGAGCACTACTCTGACAGCCATCTGGCGACAGTGCTCTGGGACGGTGTCTACGGTTCCGCTATGCCGGCGTGGAGACAGCTTGATAAGGCTGATCTCGATGCGGTTGCCGCGTATGTGCAATCATTGCAGGCGAAGGTCGCAAAGGTTGCGCTTTCACAGCAGGAAATGGACGCAGCCTCGAGACTCTTTGCGGCCAATTGTGTGAGCTGTCATGGGAGCCATGGAGATGGCAATGGAGCGGCTGCCGGAGCACTCAAGCCGTCCCCCGTCAACTTCCATGCTCGTCAGCCTTCGAACGACAGAGCATGGACAGTGCTGGAGCAAGGCATCCCTGGCAGCGCGATGCCTGCATGGAAGAACCGCTTGAGCAGCGATGAGCGACGGCTGCTTGTCCAGTATGTTCAAAGCATCTACGACGGAGGCTAAAAGGAGGCGACAACGCAATGATCAACATCATCGTCGGCATCATTACCGCAATGGCGGTCGGTTTTCTCGTCTTCTGGATATTCCGGCCATCGTTTCGCAGGTGGGTGGAGTTACCGAAGTACAAGATGCTTGAGGAGGAGAGGCGATTCTCTGACGTTCGACGCGACCAAGACTAGTCCGCGCGAGCAACGATCCCGTCAGAAGGGGAATGCAGTGGTGACGGGAAGGGCTACTCCTACTCCCTAACTTCGCTGGGGAAGGCATGGGCTATGGCTCGCGAAAGCGGTATCCGATATGGCTGTCTGTCAGGAGATACATTGGGTCCGCGGCATTGTCTTCGAGTTTCTTACGGAGCTGACCGATGAGAACGCGCAAATACGCGCGGTCGTTTCCGGAGCCGGGGCCACGCAAGGCAGCAAGTAATCGAGCATGTGTAACCGGACGGCCCGCGTGTGTCATCAGAAGCTGAAGAGCATCGAACTCGCGCGGCGTCAGGTGTACCTCAACTCCGGCTCGTTCGACACGCCGTCGAACAGGATCGAGCATGATTGTTCCGTTGATGATTGCCATCTCTGCCGGTATCTCAGGTGCCCGAAATCGGCGAATAGCGGCACGGATTCTGGCTGTCAACTCGCGTGTCTGAAATGGCTTGGTCACGTAGTCGTCAGCGCCAACCTCCAATGCCTCAACCTTGTCATCTTCGCCATCGCGGACAGACAGCATAAGAATCGGTAGCCTTGTGAAGCTGCGCCGGATGCGCCGGCAGGTCTCGATGCCCCCGATTCCCGGCATATTGATGTCGAGGAGTACGGCCTCATAATCAACCATGCGCAGACGTACGAGGGCATCCTCTCCGGTGCTCGCCTCAGCTACATCGAATCCGAGAACATCGAGGGTAGTGCGTAGACTGCGTCGCAGCGCGGAGTCGTCTTCTACAATCAGTAATCTTCCTTGTGAATCGACCACCTCAGGCCTCCTTGCAAATATGCGGCAGAGCAAAAAAGAACGTCGTGCCTGTCTCCGGATCACTTTCAACCCACACTCTGCCGCGGTGGGCTTCAGCAATTCGTTTAGTCACAGACAGACCGATGCCCGTTCCGGATGCTTTATGTTGAGATCCTGGGGATCGATAAAAACGCTGAAAGATCCGCAACCTCTCTTCAGGGGCAATAAAGGATCCTTCGTTCTTTACGCAGAATAAGATCTCAGAGTCCGTTGACGTCACACGAAACGTTATTGGCGATGAGGGGCTTGCATATTTCGCAGCGTTGTCAAGCATCTGGAGAATGGCCATTTGGAGCAAATGGGCATCCGCCCACACATCGCTCCCCGACGTCTCGTCGATGAGATCCAAAAAATGCTCCGTCAAAGCTGGAGCGGTTTCCTTTCTACAGAACCGGAACAGTTGACCCAGGCAGATCCTCTCGTGATCCACCTCTAAATGTCCCTCATCCAATTTTGCAGTCTGCAGCACCTGGGTGGTCAGCCTAGCCAGGCGTGTTGCCTGTTCATCGATGAGAGACAAAAGTTCTCTCTCCGGGCATTCAAGCCTGTTGATCTCCAACAATCCCGAGCTTGCGCTCTGGATCGTTGCCAACGGCGTTTTGAACGCGTGGGCCAGTCCGTCGAGAACAGCGGATCGGAGCTGCTCGCTCCGCTTTGCGGCTTCAGCGTTACTCTCCGCTATAAAGGAATGCGCTCTTTCCAGGGCGATCGCCGAAAGCGATGCAATCGCGTCCACAGATCGCGGATCGAGTTGGCGTTCCTGAGACGAGCCTGCGATGTAAAGCGCACCGACAGGTCTGGTCCCAAGTCTCAACACCCGCTTGAATTTGCAAGCATCTAAGTCGTTCTCATGAAGTTCATTGAAATAGGTGGCGCGAACTTCGTCATCTGGGACGATATCTTTCCCCGCCTTGTCCATTCGCACTTCGCGTGCGTCCCACAGGGCCACAGCATCAACCTTAAAGGTGTCTGCGATCAGACTCGTAAGCTGTGCGCCGACTTCCTTGCGTCGGTCCAACATGATGATGTCCCGGCTCGTAAGGTAAAGCCTCTCCAATTTCGTTCGCTCGCTCTCGGTCTGTGCAGCTTTTCGCTTGATGCGATCCGCAAAGTGGCCAGCCGTCACGGCGATAACCACAAATATCCCTGACGAGATCCAGTCCTGAGGGTCCCGCTCGTAAAGAGAGAAGATCGGCGCCATGTAGAAGTAGTCCAGACAAGCGACCGCCAATACTGATGCGACAGCCGCTTCAGGAAATCCGCACAGGAACGCAATCAGCATCACGAGAACAAGTTCGACGAGACCTGCGGTCAATGCCTTGCCGTGGCCCAGGTAGACGACGCCGGTTAGCAATGGGACGATGGGGACGATTCCCGCGGCTCGCAGCAGGCGCTTGGCTACTTGCGTGTACTTCATCTCTAAAGATCAGGATACTGCTAATTTCTTGAGGCTTCCTCTCGGTGTTCGTTCTGAAATCAAAAAGTTGTAAGCAAACCGTAAAAGTCATGTTCTCAGTTATGCCGTAGTTACGGGAGGCGCTCTTTCATGAGATGTGTAGCCAGTTGTCATGGCAGATAGGAGAACACTCATGGCCTCTCCCAGAGGATCCATACGTCCCGTTTCAGAAGTAGCTTCGCATTCTTTGATGTGCTTGCATTTGGAGGCAGTACTTTTGCTTGAGCAGCAGACTGCGGTATCGCGTGAAAGAAACAGAGAGCACTCTCTGACGCCTCGTTCACGAGCAGCTCAGAAGCGTCGCCTACTAGGCGGGTTTGTTGTCGCGTTCGGACTGCTTTGCATGAGCCCCGCTCGTTCGGCGGCACAGTCTACGTTCGGGAGCATACGAGGAACCGCCCAGGATATCTCTGGCGCTGGAATCCCAGATACGCAGATTACGCTGCACAGCATTGATGAAAATACTGACCGTGTGGTGAAGACGGATGGTACGGGCAGCTATGCGTTTGAGAATATCCTTGCTAGCAGATACACCATCCAGGCGCAGCACGACGGATTTGCTGATACGGTGATCTCCGGCATCACCTTGGCCTCCAGGCAGGACCTTCGGTACACACTCTCGATGAAAATTGCCGAACAGTCTTCCACTGTGGAGGTGACCTCTTCTGCAAATCAGATCAACACCGAAAATGCAGTGCTCGGCGATTCGAAAGGCACCGCGGAGATCGGTCAGCTGCCGCTTAACTTCCGCGCCTCGAGCACTAGCCCTCTGGCAGCACTGGCAACGTCTGCTAATGTGCAGCAGGACAGCCAGGGA
It encodes the following:
- a CDS encoding cbb3-type cytochrome c oxidase subunit I → MGNAFIAFCYYVVPRLTNQPVTSRRLGWGMFWLWNLVTVLPGWILVCAGFSQPLEWAEFPLIVDVFVVLAFVLILVQFVKPFLSGPAGDLYVSGWYIVGGLVFTTLAYPIGNLVPELVAGAKGAAFSGLWIHDAVGLFVTPLALSMAYCVIPAVTRRPIFSHFVSMMGFWLLFFIYPLNGTHHYVYSAIPMSAQRGAIIASVYLGLSVILVVTNLLLSLRGSSGKVGADVPLRFIWFGVVAYLIVSLQGSMQALMPVNRFIHFSDWVIGHSHLAMIGFASFCVAGALSHIWSKLPGVRYNARTMGWAYWLLAFGLALMVFDLTAAGLVEGQMWVSRAPWIDSVRAMYPFWLTRALSGLPIISAFVLFWISLLTGPRNASAPTSIAGSLPPAALHSAPSILGYAFVIAFVAGVGFFVFSFVVLGIIPAQQLQADINRTAPHSMQRLTAAEEHGRQIYGREGCAYCHTEQVRAIAADVRRFGAPTAAWETQYDYPHLWGTRRIGPDLSREHGLRTDDWHYVHLFNPRATVPDSIMPGYPWMFSGSAAKPNKDALDLVSYLRSLGRERELAGDKGGAQVDQGMAMEMSSSYSAPGIPDTRPQITVGGIDTDAPIFAMGSMPDATKYKHGRDVFPHHRRSLHGSQSSCAGLLPHPIDLHAEHYSDSHLATVLWDGVYGSAMPAWRQLDKADLDAVAAYVQSLQAKVAKVALSQQEMDAASRLFAANCVSCHGSHGDGNGAAAGALKPSPVNFHARQPSNDRAWTVLEQGIPGSAMPAWKNRLSSDERRLLVQYVQSIYDGG
- a CDS encoding response regulator transcription factor, with product MVDSQGRLLIVEDDSALRRSLRTTLDVLGFDVAEASTGEDALVRLRMVDYEAVLLDINMPGIGGIETCRRIRRSFTRLPILMLSVRDGEDDKVEALEVGADDYVTKPFQTRELTARIRAAIRRFRAPEIPAEMAIINGTIMLDPVRRRVERAGVEVHLTPREFDALQLLMTHAGRPVTHARLLAALRGPGSGNDRAYLRVLIGQLRKKLEDNAADPMYLLTDSHIGYRFREP
- a CDS encoding sensor histidine kinase; the protein is MKYTQVAKRLLRAAGIVPIVPLLTGVVYLGHGKALTAGLVELVLVMLIAFLCGFPEAAVASVLAVACLDYFYMAPIFSLYERDPQDWISSGIFVVIAVTAGHFADRIKRKAAQTESERTKLERLYLTSRDIIMLDRRKEVGAQLTSLIADTFKVDAVALWDAREVRMDKAGKDIVPDDEVRATYFNELHENDLDACKFKRVLRLGTRPVGALYIAGSSQERQLDPRSVDAIASLSAIALERAHSFIAESNAEAAKRSEQLRSAVLDGLAHAFKTPLATIQSASSGLLEINRLECPERELLSLIDEQATRLARLTTQVLQTAKLDEGHLEVDHERICLGQLFRFCRKETAPALTEHFLDLIDETSGSDVWADAHLLQMAILQMLDNAAKYASPSSPITFRVTSTDSEILFCVKNEGSFIAPEERLRIFQRFYRSPGSQHKASGTGIGLSVTKRIAEAHRGRVWVESDPETGTTFFFALPHICKEA